One window from the genome of Montipora foliosa isolate CH-2021 chromosome 5, ASM3666993v2, whole genome shotgun sequence encodes:
- the LOC138002518 gene encoding adhesion G protein-coupled receptor E2-like codes for MVERQIIRLSVLFFLSQISHRVVSQCSFAGTSELGWRLQGHTYRKMKAATGLDCAFECHKEEICQSLNFVLSVGVCEFNNRTKEAKPKEFVRDQDAYYVKRFLKRVALGSIPELPAETCKEIKMSEGEAVSGNYWLSTIKPGMSIGAYCDMETEDVDECSASSAVCPANSYCYNIIGSYNCTCVQGYSGDHCQDINECDASPSPCDGNAVCSNVVGSYACSCNAGFTGDGKTCNDINECDVSPSPCDGNASCINNQGSYECSCQAGFTGDGKTCNDINECVASPSPCDGNAVCINNVGSYVCSCNAGFTGNGTTCNGM; via the exons ATGGTTGAGCGACAAATCATCCGCTTGTCTGTCCTTTTCTTTTTGAGTCAAATATCCCATCGTGTTGTCAGTCAGTGTTCTTTTGCTGGGACATCCGAGTTGGGATGGAGGTTACAAGGTCACACTTATAGGAAGATGAAGGCTGCGACCGGCCTGGACTGCGCATTTGAGTGTCACAAGGAAGAAATCTGccaaagtttaaattttgtcCTTTCTGTCGGCGTTTGTGAATTTAACAACAGAACAAAAGAAGCCAAACCTAAGGAATTTGTCCGTGACCAGGATGCATATTACGTTAAGCGATTCTTGAAAAGAG TTGCCCTTGGTTCGATTCCCGAGTTGCCGGCTGAGACATGCAAAGAGATCAAAATGAGTGAAGGAGAAGCTGTCAGCGGAAATTACTGGCTGTCCACGATCAAACCTGGAATGTCTATAGGCGCTTACTGTGATATGGAGACTGAGG ACGTGGACGAATGTAGTGCCTCCTCTGCTGTTTGTCCCGCTAATTCATACTGCTACAATATCATTGGTTCTTATAACTGCACATGCGTGCAAGGATACTCGGGTGATCATTGTCAAG ATATTAACGAGTGTGATGCTTCGCCTTCTCCATGCGACGGAAATGCCGTTTGTAGTAACGTTGTCGGATCCTATGCATGTTCCTGTAACGCAGGATTCACTGGAGACGGAAAAACTTGCAATG ATATCAACGAGTGTGATGTTTCGCCTTCACCATGCGACGGCAATGCCTCCTGCATCAACAATCAGGGATCCTATGAATGTTCCTGTCAAGCAGGATTTACTGGAGACGGGAAAACGTGCAATG ATATCAACGAGTGTGTTGCCTCGCCTTCCCCATGCGACGGAAATGCTGTTTGCATTAACAATGTGGGATCTTATGTATGTTCCTGTAATGCAGGATTCACTGGAAACGGGACAACCTGCAATGGTATGTGA